Proteins co-encoded in one Populus trichocarpa isolate Nisqually-1 chromosome 10, P.trichocarpa_v4.1, whole genome shotgun sequence genomic window:
- the LOC7482234 gene encoding putative U-box domain-containing protein 42 isoform X2, with product MASVAESLLTSISEIIESVTCIEQEKESFAEIGCYLYRVFPVIMELQTTEHTPKNAMVILQSLSRSITEAKDLVNKCQRGTNSNFDSELKSTISLLERVIEDMGECLSSIPSSTFQDQEYAEVAVQALSNEMRSAHFEVGQSQALQTKELDPHKSFSEEEPNEEPVMVESDLYPVSLEVSTDNSRFLNTPHFIEIQKPTSFNRQRKRSSSSSSTSLLKMTEYIEPMYETFFCPLTKQIMDDPVTIQSGETYDRKAITKWLEESENSQEIFCPITGKKLLSRVLRTNVALKTTIEEWKERNEVARIKCSRSALVLSASPSMVLEAIRDLQEICKRKQHNKIQVHNAGILPLLFKLLEYRDRDVIYEALELLRELTKEDDVSKMVISEMVDISTVIKMMSIGHRPIRHAALLLLLEISRSQSLWEKIGSVPGGILMLIRIKYNLSVDAFSSETADEILRNLERSPENIKMMAENGFLEPLLKHLTEGTEEMQTEMAGYLGEIALGHDSKTYVAERASPALIKMVHSGNTMTRTAAFKALAQISSYHPNAKILAKSGIIQIMVEEMLTRRINGEPINSKGEAAAILANIFEAGIDLENLQVNYHGLASDYVLYNIIDMIKHSTPVELNINLIRVLLCLTKSPKSMGTIVSMVKEIEASNTLVELLNNPHAELGIVAIKLLMALIPYMGHSIAERLCRTAGQPENLILGQNETGRITQKQAVSATFLAKLPHQSLTLNLALLSKNTVPAILQQINQIQRTGIRTSRYAIPYLEGLVGILVRFTTTLYEPRILFLARNYNFTSVLTEMLMKTSSDEVQRLAAVGLENLSLESISLSKPPVIKKTKFLKLFYPPKFLFSGSSKKRKLPVCPVHRGACSSQNTFCLVDAKAVERLLACLDHENVEVVEAALSAICTLLDDKVDVDKSVGMLCEVNATQHVLNVVKEHKGEGLRKKSFWLIDRFLLKGGKRPASDISQDRLLPATLVSAFHHGDIDTRQMAEKILRHLNKMPDFPTSHYTM from the exons ATGGCTAGTGTTGCTGAATCCTTGCTGACATCAATTTCAGAGATCATTGAATCTGTAACTTGCAtagaacaagaaaaggaaagctttGCTGAAATTGGATGCTACCTCTACCGAGTTTTCCCAGTCATAATGGAGTTGCAGACAACTGAGCACACCCCGAAAAATGCAATGGTGATCCTTCAATCCCTATCCAGAAGCATCACTGAGGCCAAGGATCTTGTAAACAAATGTCAAAGAGGCACCAACTCAAATTTTGATTCTGAATTGAAAAGCACCATATCACTGCTGGAAAGGGTGATAGAAGACATGGGCGAATGCTTGAGCTCGATACCTTCATCAACATTTCAGGACCAAGAATATGCAGAAGTTGCTGTCCAAGCTCTTTCAAATGAAATGCGAAGTGCTCATTTTGAAGTTGGCCAAAGCCAAGCATTGCAGACCAAAGAGCTGGATCCACACAAGTCTTTCTCGGAGGAGGAACCAAACGAAGAACCTGTAATGGTAGAATCAGATCTCTACCCTGTCAGTCTTGAAGTGTCCACAGATAATTCCCGGTTCTTAAATACCCCACACTTCATAGAAATCCAGAAACCCACAAGTTTCAACAGGCAAAGGAaacgcagcagcagcagctcatCAACATCATTGCTAAAGATGACCGAGTACATAGAGCCAATGTATGAAACTTTCTTCTGTCCGTTAACAAAGCAGATTATGGATGATCCAGTTACCATACAAAGTGGAGAGACATATGATAGGAAAGCAATTACCAAGTGGTTGGAAGAGTCCGAGAACTCACAAGAAATTTTCTGCCCAATTACAGGGAAGAAGCTGTTGAGTAGAGTTCTAAGGACAAACGTAGCTCTGAAGACCACAATAGAGGaatggaaagaaagaaatgaagtgGCAAGGATAAAATGTTCCCGTTCAGCTTTAGTTTTGTCCGCTTCACCAAGTATGGTTCTTGAAGCAATAAGAGATTTGCAAGAAATTTGCAAAAGGAAACAACATAACAAGATACAAGTTCACAATGCTGGAATACTTCCATTGCTTTTTAAGCTTCTGGAGTACAGAGATAGAGATGTTATCTATGAAGCGCTGGAGTTATTACGAGAATTGACCAAAGAGGACGATGTTTCCAAG ATGGTGATTTCTGAAATGGTCGACATTTCAACAGTAATCAAGATGATGTCAATTGGTCACCGGCCCATAAGGCATGCGGCATTACTGTTATTACTTGAGATATCAAGGTCCCAATCATTATGGGAAAAGATTGGGTCAGTTCCTGGAGGAATTCTGATGCTAATCAGAATTAAATATAATCTGTCTGTCGATGCCTTCTCTTCAGAAACAGCAGATGAAATCTTAAGGAATCTAGAGAGGTCTCCAGAAAATATCAAGATGATGGCGGAAAATGGATTCTTGGAACCCCTTCTAAAGCATCTCACTGAAG GTACTGAGGAGATGCAGACAGAAATGGCAGGATACCTTGGGGAAATTGCACTAGGACATGACAGCAAAACTTATGTGGCTGAGAGGGCCTCTCCTGCTCTCATCAAAATGGTGCATAGTGGAAACACTATGACCAGAACAGCGGCATTCAAAGCTCTAGCACAGATTTCATCCTACCATCCTAACGCCAAAATACTTGCAAAATCTGGAATTATTCAAATCATGGTTGAAGAGATGCTCACTCGAAGAATCAATGGTGAACCAATTAACTCAAAAGGTGAAGCTGCTGCAATACTTGCAAATATATTTGAGGCTGGGATCGACCTTGAGAACCTCCAAGTAAATTATCACGGATTAGCTTCAGACTATGTTCTGTATAACATCATTGACATGATCAAACATTCCACTCCTGTTGAACTCAACATCAATCTCATTAGAGTTCTTTTGTGCCTGACAAAGTCTCCCAAATCAATGGGCACCATTGTCTCCATGGTCAAAGAGATTGAAGCAAGCAACACCCTGGTTGAACTCCTCAATAATCCCCATGCAGAACTTGGGATCGTAGCAATCAAGCTACTCATGGCGCTCATACCTTACATGGGACACTCTATAGCAGAGAGACTATGCAGAACTGCAGGGCAACCTGAGAACCTAATCCTTGGCCAAAATGAAACAGGCCGAATCACACAGAAGCAGGCAGTTTCAGCAACATTTCTTGCTAAACTCCCCCACCAGAGCCTGACACTAAATCTCGCTCTTCTCAGCAAGAACACAGTCCCTGCAATCCTacaacaaatcaatcaaatccAAAGAACTGGTATAAGAACAAGCAGGTATGCAATTCCTTACTTGGAAGGACTTGTGGGCATTCTAGTCAGATTCACAACCACACTTTACGAACCTCGAATTCTGTTTCTAGCAAGAAACTACAACTTCACCTCAGTACTTACAGAAATGCTCATGAAAACATCAAGTGATGAAGTTCAGAGGTTAGCAGCAGTTGGCTTGGAGAATCTCTCATTGGAATCGATAAGTCTATCAAAACCACCAGTAATAAAGAAAACCAAGTTCTTGAAACTCTTCTACCCACCAAAATTCCTATTTTCTGGATCatcaaagaagagaaaactACCAGTCTGCCCGGTTCATAGAGGGGCTTGTTCCTCGCAAAACACATTCTGCTTAGTTGATGCAAAAGCAGTGGAGAGATTGCTGGCATGTTTGGACCACGAGAATGTTGAGGTTGTTGAAGCTGCATTGTCAGCAATATGTACTTTGTTAGATGACAAAGTCGATGTCGACAAGAGTGTTGGCATGTTGTGTGAAGTGAATGCCACGCAGCATGTTCTGAACGTTGTGAAAGAGCACAAGGGAGAAGGTTTGCGGAAAAAATCCTTCTGGTTAATTGATAGATTCTTGCTGAAAGGAGGGAAAAGGCCTGCTTCAGATATATCACAGGACAGGTTGCTACCTGCCACTTTGGTCAGTGCTTTCCACCATGGAGATATTGATACAAGGCAGATGGCTGAGAAGATCCTACGGCATTTGAATAAGATGCCTGATTTCCCTACTTCCCACTATACCATGTAG
- the LOC7482234 gene encoding putative U-box domain-containing protein 42 isoform X1, whose protein sequence is MYLEGIRSGSSGSMSLSKDSTAMASVAESLLTSISEIIESVTCIEQEKESFAEIGCYLYRVFPVIMELQTTEHTPKNAMVILQSLSRSITEAKDLVNKCQRGTNSNFDSELKSTISLLERVIEDMGECLSSIPSSTFQDQEYAEVAVQALSNEMRSAHFEVGQSQALQTKELDPHKSFSEEEPNEEPVMVESDLYPVSLEVSTDNSRFLNTPHFIEIQKPTSFNRQRKRSSSSSSTSLLKMTEYIEPMYETFFCPLTKQIMDDPVTIQSGETYDRKAITKWLEESENSQEIFCPITGKKLLSRVLRTNVALKTTIEEWKERNEVARIKCSRSALVLSASPSMVLEAIRDLQEICKRKQHNKIQVHNAGILPLLFKLLEYRDRDVIYEALELLRELTKEDDVSKMVISEMVDISTVIKMMSIGHRPIRHAALLLLLEISRSQSLWEKIGSVPGGILMLIRIKYNLSVDAFSSETADEILRNLERSPENIKMMAENGFLEPLLKHLTEGTEEMQTEMAGYLGEIALGHDSKTYVAERASPALIKMVHSGNTMTRTAAFKALAQISSYHPNAKILAKSGIIQIMVEEMLTRRINGEPINSKGEAAAILANIFEAGIDLENLQVNYHGLASDYVLYNIIDMIKHSTPVELNINLIRVLLCLTKSPKSMGTIVSMVKEIEASNTLVELLNNPHAELGIVAIKLLMALIPYMGHSIAERLCRTAGQPENLILGQNETGRITQKQAVSATFLAKLPHQSLTLNLALLSKNTVPAILQQINQIQRTGIRTSRYAIPYLEGLVGILVRFTTTLYEPRILFLARNYNFTSVLTEMLMKTSSDEVQRLAAVGLENLSLESISLSKPPVIKKTKFLKLFYPPKFLFSGSSKKRKLPVCPVHRGACSSQNTFCLVDAKAVERLLACLDHENVEVVEAALSAICTLLDDKVDVDKSVGMLCEVNATQHVLNVVKEHKGEGLRKKSFWLIDRFLLKGGKRPASDISQDRLLPATLVSAFHHGDIDTRQMAEKILRHLNKMPDFPTSHYTM, encoded by the exons ATGTACCTGGAAGGCATCAGAAGTGGTAGCTCTGGTTCGATGTCG CTCAGCAAAGATTCAACTGCTATGGCTAGTGTTGCTGAATCCTTGCTGACATCAATTTCAGAGATCATTGAATCTGTAACTTGCAtagaacaagaaaaggaaagctttGCTGAAATTGGATGCTACCTCTACCGAGTTTTCCCAGTCATAATGGAGTTGCAGACAACTGAGCACACCCCGAAAAATGCAATGGTGATCCTTCAATCCCTATCCAGAAGCATCACTGAGGCCAAGGATCTTGTAAACAAATGTCAAAGAGGCACCAACTCAAATTTTGATTCTGAATTGAAAAGCACCATATCACTGCTGGAAAGGGTGATAGAAGACATGGGCGAATGCTTGAGCTCGATACCTTCATCAACATTTCAGGACCAAGAATATGCAGAAGTTGCTGTCCAAGCTCTTTCAAATGAAATGCGAAGTGCTCATTTTGAAGTTGGCCAAAGCCAAGCATTGCAGACCAAAGAGCTGGATCCACACAAGTCTTTCTCGGAGGAGGAACCAAACGAAGAACCTGTAATGGTAGAATCAGATCTCTACCCTGTCAGTCTTGAAGTGTCCACAGATAATTCCCGGTTCTTAAATACCCCACACTTCATAGAAATCCAGAAACCCACAAGTTTCAACAGGCAAAGGAaacgcagcagcagcagctcatCAACATCATTGCTAAAGATGACCGAGTACATAGAGCCAATGTATGAAACTTTCTTCTGTCCGTTAACAAAGCAGATTATGGATGATCCAGTTACCATACAAAGTGGAGAGACATATGATAGGAAAGCAATTACCAAGTGGTTGGAAGAGTCCGAGAACTCACAAGAAATTTTCTGCCCAATTACAGGGAAGAAGCTGTTGAGTAGAGTTCTAAGGACAAACGTAGCTCTGAAGACCACAATAGAGGaatggaaagaaagaaatgaagtgGCAAGGATAAAATGTTCCCGTTCAGCTTTAGTTTTGTCCGCTTCACCAAGTATGGTTCTTGAAGCAATAAGAGATTTGCAAGAAATTTGCAAAAGGAAACAACATAACAAGATACAAGTTCACAATGCTGGAATACTTCCATTGCTTTTTAAGCTTCTGGAGTACAGAGATAGAGATGTTATCTATGAAGCGCTGGAGTTATTACGAGAATTGACCAAAGAGGACGATGTTTCCAAG ATGGTGATTTCTGAAATGGTCGACATTTCAACAGTAATCAAGATGATGTCAATTGGTCACCGGCCCATAAGGCATGCGGCATTACTGTTATTACTTGAGATATCAAGGTCCCAATCATTATGGGAAAAGATTGGGTCAGTTCCTGGAGGAATTCTGATGCTAATCAGAATTAAATATAATCTGTCTGTCGATGCCTTCTCTTCAGAAACAGCAGATGAAATCTTAAGGAATCTAGAGAGGTCTCCAGAAAATATCAAGATGATGGCGGAAAATGGATTCTTGGAACCCCTTCTAAAGCATCTCACTGAAG GTACTGAGGAGATGCAGACAGAAATGGCAGGATACCTTGGGGAAATTGCACTAGGACATGACAGCAAAACTTATGTGGCTGAGAGGGCCTCTCCTGCTCTCATCAAAATGGTGCATAGTGGAAACACTATGACCAGAACAGCGGCATTCAAAGCTCTAGCACAGATTTCATCCTACCATCCTAACGCCAAAATACTTGCAAAATCTGGAATTATTCAAATCATGGTTGAAGAGATGCTCACTCGAAGAATCAATGGTGAACCAATTAACTCAAAAGGTGAAGCTGCTGCAATACTTGCAAATATATTTGAGGCTGGGATCGACCTTGAGAACCTCCAAGTAAATTATCACGGATTAGCTTCAGACTATGTTCTGTATAACATCATTGACATGATCAAACATTCCACTCCTGTTGAACTCAACATCAATCTCATTAGAGTTCTTTTGTGCCTGACAAAGTCTCCCAAATCAATGGGCACCATTGTCTCCATGGTCAAAGAGATTGAAGCAAGCAACACCCTGGTTGAACTCCTCAATAATCCCCATGCAGAACTTGGGATCGTAGCAATCAAGCTACTCATGGCGCTCATACCTTACATGGGACACTCTATAGCAGAGAGACTATGCAGAACTGCAGGGCAACCTGAGAACCTAATCCTTGGCCAAAATGAAACAGGCCGAATCACACAGAAGCAGGCAGTTTCAGCAACATTTCTTGCTAAACTCCCCCACCAGAGCCTGACACTAAATCTCGCTCTTCTCAGCAAGAACACAGTCCCTGCAATCCTacaacaaatcaatcaaatccAAAGAACTGGTATAAGAACAAGCAGGTATGCAATTCCTTACTTGGAAGGACTTGTGGGCATTCTAGTCAGATTCACAACCACACTTTACGAACCTCGAATTCTGTTTCTAGCAAGAAACTACAACTTCACCTCAGTACTTACAGAAATGCTCATGAAAACATCAAGTGATGAAGTTCAGAGGTTAGCAGCAGTTGGCTTGGAGAATCTCTCATTGGAATCGATAAGTCTATCAAAACCACCAGTAATAAAGAAAACCAAGTTCTTGAAACTCTTCTACCCACCAAAATTCCTATTTTCTGGATCatcaaagaagagaaaactACCAGTCTGCCCGGTTCATAGAGGGGCTTGTTCCTCGCAAAACACATTCTGCTTAGTTGATGCAAAAGCAGTGGAGAGATTGCTGGCATGTTTGGACCACGAGAATGTTGAGGTTGTTGAAGCTGCATTGTCAGCAATATGTACTTTGTTAGATGACAAAGTCGATGTCGACAAGAGTGTTGGCATGTTGTGTGAAGTGAATGCCACGCAGCATGTTCTGAACGTTGTGAAAGAGCACAAGGGAGAAGGTTTGCGGAAAAAATCCTTCTGGTTAATTGATAGATTCTTGCTGAAAGGAGGGAAAAGGCCTGCTTCAGATATATCACAGGACAGGTTGCTACCTGCCACTTTGGTCAGTGCTTTCCACCATGGAGATATTGATACAAGGCAGATGGCTGAGAAGATCCTACGGCATTTGAATAAGATGCCTGATTTCCCTACTTCCCACTATACCATGTAG